AGCGTCGAGCGGCCGATCCCCAGCCGGCGCGCGACCTCCGACATGTGGCCGTCATAGCGCCCGATCGCCATGCGGATGACTTCGGCCTCGATGTCTTCGAGCTTGCGCATATGCCCGGCCGCGTCGGTACCGGCCAGCGCGTAGGGCGAGGCATGCGCCTGCGGCACGGCGGGCGACGCGTAAGCAGAAGCCGCTTGCGGCGGCACGCTGGGCAGCGCGGCGGACGGCGCGGGCGCCCGTGCAACCCTCGCATCGACGCCGAGCGCGGCGGCGATCTGCGGGAAATCGACGACGTCGAGCAGCGTGCCGTCGCACAGCACCACGGCGCGGAAGATCGTGTTCTCGAGCTGGCGCACATTGCCCGGCCAATTGAAGGCTTCGAGCAGCGCGGCCGCTTCCGGCGTCAGGCCGGCGACCGCCTTGTGCTCTTCCGCCGCGAAGCGGGTGACGAAATGGCGGGCCAGGGCCGGGATGTCGTCGCGCCGGTCGCGCAGCGACGGCACGAAGATCGGAAAGACGTTCAGGCGATAGAACAGGTCCTCGCGGAACTGGCCTTCGCGCGCGAGCTGCGCGAGGTCGCGGTTGGTCGCCGAGATGATGCGCACATCGACCTTCACGGGCCGCTTGGATCCGACGGGGTCGACCTCGCCTTCCTGCAGCGCGCGCAGCAGCTTGACCTGCATGTCGAGGCGCAGTTCGCCGATCTCGTCGAGGAACAGCGTACCGCCATCGGCTTCCTGGAATTTGCCCAGATGCTTGTCGCTGGCGCCGGTGAACGAACCCTTCTCGTGGCCGAACAGGATCGATTCGATCAGGTTCTCGGGGATGGCGCCGCAATTCACCGTGATGAACGGCCGGCCCGAGCGCTCCGATGAGCCCTGGATGGCGCGCGCGATCAGCTCCTTGCCGGCGCCGCTTTCGCCTTCGATGAGGATCGGGATGTTGGATTGCGCGGCACGGGTGCCGAGCCGGAAGACCTGCCGCATCTCGGCCGAGGTCGCGACGAGATCGTCGAAGGTGAGCCGGTTCTCGCTCTTCTTCTTGAGCTGCTTGACCTCGCCGGTCAGCGTGCCGATCTTGAGCTGGTTGCGGATCGAGATCGCGATGCGCTCGGGGCTGGCCGGCTTGACGAGGAAGTCGTTGGCGCCGGCCCGCATGGCTTCGACGGCGGAATCGATGCCGCCCTTGGCGGTCAGCACGATGACGGGAAGTTCGGGATGGGATGGACGCAGCTTGCCGAGGACTTCGAGCCCGCCCATGTCGGGCATCACGAGATCCAGCAGCACGAGCGAAATCTGCTCGCCCTTGGGTCCGTTGATCAGGTCGAGCGCCGGCCCGCCGCCGGGCGCGGTGACGACATGCATGCCGGAGCGCGTGATCGCGGCTTCCAGAAGCCGGCGCTGCACGGGATCGTCATCGACAACCAGAATCATCTGCGCCATAGGCGTGCCTCGAAACGGAACAGCGGGCATTGTCGGCGGTGCAGGTAAACGACGCGTTTAATCCTGTCTTTTCGCGGGACAATTGGATTACGCTTAACGAGGGGTAAACGGCACGGAAATGACCGGGATGGCGCGCAAATCGTGGCAGCGGCTCGCCGCGCTGAGCGTCGCGCTCGCCGTGTCGGCGCCGCTTTCGCTCAAGGCGCAGCCCGTCGCGGCGGATGTTCCGTTCACGCTGATCGACAACCGGGTGTTCGTGCCGGCGACGCTCAACGGCCAGGGGCCGTTCCGGCTCCTGCTCGACACCGGCGCCGATACGGGCGGAATATCCCTCCGGACCATGCAGGCCATCGGCGCACCGGTGGAAGGCCACGCGCGTGCCGGCGGCGCGGGCGAGCACAGCGATTGGGTCGTGAAGACGCATGTCGCGACGCTGCAGATCGGGCGCGCGACGTTCCGCAACCTGCCGATGACGGCGCAGAGCTTCGGCGCGTTGAACGACGTGATCGGCTTTCGGCGCTTCGATGGCATCGCGGGCGAGGCGGTCTTCCGGCGTTACGTGGTCGACATCGATTTCGCGACGGCGCGCCTCCGGCTGATCGAGCCGAACGCGTTCCACGCCCCGCCGGGCGCGATCGCGGTGCCTTTCACCTTCTACCAGGGCTTCATGCCGCTGGTACGCGGCAGCGTCGCGGGCGTGCGCGGCCGGTTCGTCGTCGATCTGGGCGACCGCTCCTCGCTGACCTTGTTCGGACCCTTCTGGCGCGCCCGCCATCTGGACGCCACGCTGACGCCGGGGATCGCAGCGCTCACCGGCTACGGCGTCGGCGGGCCGATCCGCGGCGTCGTGGTGCGCGTGCCGCTCTTCGCCTTCGGTCCGGCGAAGGCACGGGGCATCGTCGCCCGCCTCTCGCTGCAGACGTCCGGCGCCTTCGCCGATCCGCACATCGCAGGCAGCGTCGGAACCGGCGTGCTCAAGCATTTCCGCACTTTCATCGACTATCCGCACAACCGCCTCTGGCTGCTGCCGGGGGCGCAGGTCGCCGACCGCTACGATCGCGGCGGTCTGTGGCTTGGGCGGCATGGAGCGCTGTTCGAGGTGTTCGACGTGATCCCTGGCGGACCGGCGGACGTCGCGGGCCTGCGCGTCGGCGATGTCGTCACGGCGATCGACCGGCGCAAGAGCGAGACGCTCGATCTCTTCGCGATCCGCGAGAAGCTGCGCGATCCGACGTTCGACGAGCCGATTCTGTTCGACTATGTGCGGCGCGGGCGGGCCGGACAGGCGACGCTGCGGCCGCGCGACCTGCTGCCGGGAGGATGAGGCCATCGCGGGCGAGATCGACTATTGGACCTTCTTCGCGCAGGACGCCGCGCGCACCGGCAGCGTGCTTTACGCGCGCCTCTCGGCCGGCATCGGCGGCGACGCCGGGCTGAAGGCGCTGGCGGCGCAGGCCCGCGCGGGCCAGCCGCATGCCAATCTGCTTTTGGGAGCCGTGCATTTCCTCATCCTGCGCGGCGCACGCGATCCGCTGACGCGCTTCTATCCCACGGCCGGCGGCACCGCGTCGGCCGAGCACGAGGATCCGTTTCCCGAATTCGAAGCCTTCGTCGAACGGCATCGCGATGCCATCGCGCCGCTGATCGCGACCCGCGTGACCAACACCAACGAGGTCGGCCGCAGCGCCATCCTCCATCCCGGCTTCCGCGCCGCGGCGCAGCAGGCGGCCGTGCCGCTCTCGCTGATCGAGATCGGTCCGAGCGCGGGCCTCAACCTGATCTGGGACCGCTATGGCGTGCGCTACCGGCGCGACGGCGGGACTGCCGCGTCCGTGAACGCAAGCGCGCCGCTGGTGATCGACTGCGAATTGCGCGGTGACAAGATTCCGCCCGTGGGACCGACGCCGCAGATCGGCGGCCGCGTGGGGCTGGAGCTCAACCCCGTCGATCTGTCGGAGGCCGACGACCGCGACTGGCTGCGCGCGCTGATCTGGCCCGACCAGGCGAGCCGGCTCGCGCGCCTCGACCGCGCCATCGCGCTCTTTGCGCGGGAAGCGCCGCCGATCCTGGCCGGCGACGCCCTGGAGCTGCTGCCCGATGCGCTCGCCGCGGTGCCGCGCGAGCATGCGCCGGTCGTCTATCACAC
The nucleotide sequence above comes from Rhizomicrobium sp.. Encoded proteins:
- a CDS encoding sigma-54 dependent transcriptional regulator translates to MAQMILVVDDDPVQRRLLEAAITRSGMHVVTAPGGGPALDLINGPKGEQISLVLLDLVMPDMGGLEVLGKLRPSHPELPVIVLTAKGGIDSAVEAMRAGANDFLVKPASPERIAISIRNQLKIGTLTGEVKQLKKKSENRLTFDDLVATSAEMRQVFRLGTRAAQSNIPILIEGESGAGKELIARAIQGSSERSGRPFITVNCGAIPENLIESILFGHEKGSFTGASDKHLGKFQEADGGTLFLDEIGELRLDMQVKLLRALQEGEVDPVGSKRPVKVDVRIISATNRDLAQLAREGQFREDLFYRLNVFPIFVPSLRDRRDDIPALARHFVTRFAAEEHKAVAGLTPEAAALLEAFNWPGNVRQLENTIFRAVVLCDGTLLDVVDFPQIAAALGVDARVARAPAPSAALPSVPPQAASAYASPAVPQAHASPYALAGTDAAGHMRKLEDIEAEVIRMAIGRYDGHMSEVARRLGIGRSTLYRKLKELGLEPDGEIPAAAADEAVQHAVG
- a CDS encoding aspartyl protease family protein, which encodes MARKSWQRLAALSVALAVSAPLSLKAQPVAADVPFTLIDNRVFVPATLNGQGPFRLLLDTGADTGGISLRTMQAIGAPVEGHARAGGAGEHSDWVVKTHVATLQIGRATFRNLPMTAQSFGALNDVIGFRRFDGIAGEAVFRRYVVDIDFATARLRLIEPNAFHAPPGAIAVPFTFYQGFMPLVRGSVAGVRGRFVVDLGDRSSLTLFGPFWRARHLDATLTPGIAALTGYGVGGPIRGVVVRVPLFAFGPAKARGIVARLSLQTSGAFADPHIAGSVGTGVLKHFRTFIDYPHNRLWLLPGAQVADRYDRGGLWLGRHGALFEVFDVIPGGPADVAGLRVGDVVTAIDRRKSETLDLFAIREKLRDPTFDEPILFDYVRRGRAGQATLRPRDLLPGG
- a CDS encoding DUF2332 domain-containing protein; the protein is MCGAGGPDRRRCGRATCCREDEAIAGEIDYWTFFAQDAARTGSVLYARLSAGIGGDAGLKALAAQARAGQPHANLLLGAVHFLILRGARDPLTRFYPTAGGTASAEHEDPFPEFEAFVERHRDAIAPLIATRVTNTNEVGRSAILHPGFRAAAQQAAVPLSLIEIGPSAGLNLIWDRYGVRYRRDGGTAASVNASAPLVIDCELRGDKIPPVGPTPQIGGRVGLELNPVDLSEADDRDWLRALIWPDQASRLARLDRAIALFAREAPPILAGDALELLPDALAAVPREHAPVVYHTIAVYQFSREMRDALEGILTVAGLRRPVWRLSFEYDGALYTLSLIRYADGVREEAVLANCHPHGTWLEWLA